A genome region from Sceloporus undulatus isolate JIND9_A2432 ecotype Alabama chromosome 1, SceUnd_v1.1, whole genome shotgun sequence includes the following:
- the PKIB gene encoding cAMP-dependent protein kinase inhibitor beta, with protein sequence MTDVEPVVTDFAASGRAGRRNALPDILGSSAGAGTSDLPHKLAELSMSEGEGAEGGEASSSGVTTMENQETEGKTMDS encoded by the exons ATGACTGATGTGGAGCCTGTGGTCACAGATTTTGCAGCCTCGGGGAGGGCAGGCCGCCGAAACGCCTTGCCAGACATTCTGGGTTCTTCTGCTGGGGCTGGAACCTCAGACTTGCCACACAAACTAGCTGAGCTCTCCATGTCAGAAG GTGAAGGAGCTGAAGGTGGAGAAGCTTCTTCTTCTGGTGTCACCacaatggaaaatcaagaaacagaaggaaagaCCATGGATTCCTAA